The Clostridium sporogenes region TCAAAAAACCTTAAATTAAGTATTAGCTTTTCTCTATCATTTAATTTTTTCATAGCTTCTTTTATAGATATGTTTTCTATCCAATTCTCATCTACATTTTTAGTGTCACTTATTTGATCCATAACAAATATGGCGTCTCCTCCATCATGATATATAGGTTCAAATAAAGATACTGGATCCTGTATAGCATCTAAAGCAAACACTACCTCTTCTCTTGGCAATTCTAATTCTTTAGCTATTTGAGACACTGTTGGTTCTTTATTATTATTTTTTATTAATTTGTCTCTAGCCTGTAGAGCTTTATAGGCTATATCTCTTAAAGATCTACTAACTCTTATGGAATTATTATCTCTTAGGTATCTTCTTATTTCTCCTATTATCATAGGAACAGCATAAGTAGAGAATTTTACATTTTGACTTAAATCAAAATTATCTATAGCTTTTATAAGGCCTATACATCCAACTTGAAAAAGATCATCCACATTTTCCCCTCGATTGTTAAATCTTTTTATTACACTTAGTACTAGCCTTAAATTTCCTTGTATAAATTCTTCTCTACATTCTGTTTCACCGTTCCTAATCCTTACCAGTAATTTTTTCATCTCTTTATCCTTTAATACTGGTAATTTTGCTGTATTTACTCCACAAATTTCAACTTTATTAATAACCATAAAGTCATCAGTCCCTTCAGAATGATTGCATTTAAATTGTTTCCAAAGGAACTTAATTTTATACTAAGGACAAACTAAACCATTTTATTTATTTCTTTTTTTAGAGTCTTAATTATTCTTTTTTCTAGCCTTGATATATATGATTGAGATATTCCCAGCATATCTGCTACTTCCTTTTGAGTTTTTTCTTTTTTTCCATTAAGACCAAACCTTAATCTTACTATTTCCTTTTCTCTTTCGTTTAATTTTTTCATAGCTAATAATAGTAATTGTTTGTCTACTTCATCTTCTATTAAATTATAAACCTCATCATTATCTGTACCTAATATATCTGAAAGCAATAACTCATTTCCATCCCAATCAATATTTAAAGGCTCATAAAAGGATATTTCTGCTTTTATTTTGCTATTTCTTCTTAAATACATTAATATCTCATTTTCTATACATCTTGAAGCATAGGTTGCCAATTTAATTTTTTTATCTGGCTTAAAAGTATTTACTGCCTTAATTAATCCTATAGTCCCTACAGATACTAGATCTTCTATACATATACCTGTATTTTCAAATTTTCTAGCTATATAAACCACTAGTCTTAAATTTCTTTCTATCAAAACAGATCGAACTTTTTCATCTCCATTTATTAACCTTTGTACAAAATATTCTTCTTCTTCTTTTGAAAGTGGCGGTGGAAGTGCATCATTCCCACCTATGTAATAAACGCTTTTAAAAAATAATTTAAATTTTATTAATATTCTGTTTAACAATACCTTTAAATTTATCATAAAAGTCCCTCCTATATAATTCCTCGGGATAAAAGTGCTCTATAGTCTTTTATACCACTAAGTTTACCTTCTGAAAGTGCTATTATAACTTCTTTTTTTTCTTTTTTGTCTCCTACATGCACATCTATATAATTGGGTTTAAACCCTTCAAGATTACCCAAATTACCATTTACAACCCTATAAGGTATATAAAATTTATCATAAGTGTCTAAATTCACATTACTAAAAACATCCTTTTCTACCACCAATACGGGGAGATTTGTAGCAGGTTCTCTAAGTTCATTACCCGTATCTAAAAAGGCTTTAACCCTTCTATGATCCTGTTGAAGAATTATATCTACATCATATATAAAACTACTTATATCTTTTCTATCTTTTATATACCATATTAATTTATTTCCAATAATATATATAATCATCATAGAAATCATAAGCTTTTTATAAGAAAAATTTTCTATAAATAAAGAGGTTCCAGAATCCATTTTATTGCATTCTAAGAAAACACATATACCCGCAATGATCATTGAATAAACTATATAAACTGCTGTAGCTTTTATATTAAATATTAAATCTCTTTTCCTAAAGGCTATGAAAATTAATATAAAAGCTATTGAAATTTTAAATATAAACTTATTAAATAATGCAAGAGAAGGTATAATAAGTACCAATATATATAAGCTCCCTAAAAATGAAGATATTAATAAATATAAAATTTTATTATTAACCTTTAAAGTTTGAGAAGTTAGAAACAGTATAAACAGGTTTACAATAAAATTTTCTAATATCATAATATCTAAATAAACCACCAATAGTTATCTCCCCCCTTAAACTACTGCCATTTATTTACTATTATACAATTAAATATTTTAAAAATTTGTCAATTCATATAAAAATGTTATGTTTTTATTGTATAAAATATGTCAATATAATTTATAATTTAATATATTATTTTTTTATTTACAAAAATAATATATTAAAAAGTATATTTAAACAGTTTATTAATATATTTATGTTTAGGAAAGGATGTTTTGCTGAAGCTATTTGTGAGTTTAGTTTAGGTATTTATTATAAAAATATTAGCTATGATAGTCATTATATAAATTTACATATAAAAAAAGTAGGGAATAATATTCCCTACTTATAATTACTTTCTTTGTCTTCTCAAGAAGGCTGGTATCTCTAAATCATTTTCATCTATATGCTGTTCATATGTAGATGCTTGCTCTTCTCTATCCTCTCTTTTACTATCTTCCTTTGGTATATTGTTTTCTTCCTTTTCAATACTATCCTTTTCTAATCTATCACTTTCAAAACCTGTAGCAATTACAGTTATTCTTAACTCATCTTTTAAGTTTTCATCTATAACTGCTCCAAATATAATATTAGCATCTGGATCTGCAGCCTCTTGTACAATTTCTGCTGCTTCATTTATTTCTAATAATCCTAAATCATTTCCTCCGGTTATATTAAGAAGTACTCCTGTAGCTCCAACAATAGATGTTTCTAATAAAGGACTTGATATAGCTTGTTTAGCTGCTTCCTGTGATCTATTGTCTCCTGTTCCTTTACCTACACCCATATGGGCTAATCCTTTATCTACCATTATAGTTCTAACATCTGCAAAATCTAAATTAACAAGTCCTGGTATAGTAATCAAATCTGATATACCTTGTACACCTTGTCTTAAAACATCATCTGCTAGTTTAAAAGAATCCATTAAACTTGTCTTTTTATCTACTATACTTAATAATCTTTCATTTGGAATTGTAACTAAAGTATCTACTCTCTCTTTTAAAGTATTTATCCCCATTTCTGCATGAAGTAATCTTTTTCTTCCTTCAAATGGGAAAGGCTTAGTTACTACTCCTACAGTAAGTATTCCCATAGATTTAGCTATTTCTGCAATTACTGGAGCTGCACCAGTACCAGTTCCTCCGCCCATACCTGCTGTTATAAACACCATATCGGCTCCCTTTATTGATTGAGAAATTTCTTCCTTACTCTCTTCTGCAGCTTTCTTACCTATTTCTGGATTAGCACCTGCTCCTAATCCCTTTGTTAACTTATCACCTATTTGTATTTTTTGGGACGCCTGTGAAAGCATTAAAGCTTGTTTATCAGTATTTATAGCTATAAATTCTACATTTTTTAATCCGTCTATTATCATTCTATTTACAGCATTGTTTCCTCCGCCACCACATCCAATAACCTTTATTTGAGCAAATTGCTGTACATCAACATCGAAATCTAGCACAATAAAACCTCCTTATCTGTAATTAAAAAAATTCTGTTAAAAATTCCTTTATTTTTAATAACACACCTTTTCCTTCGTTTTCAACTTTATAATGTGATGTATCTTCTTTAGTAATAGCAGCTTCTTTATTTTTCAAATTAGCATTTTGAATTTTCATTGGAGTAATTAAACTTTTAACTACCCCTACTGAAGATACATATATAGGATTTGCAGCCCCAACATACTCTGGACTTCCAATTCTGAAGCTTTTATTAAATATGTATTTACCAAATTCTTCTATACCTTTTATTAATGAAAGACCTCCTCCTACTATAACTATATTTGATATATCTTGAAATTGTCCACTTTCTTTTAACTTTTTTTGTATTAAAATTAATAATTCTTCCACTCTAGCTTCTACAACTTTTGTTAAAGTTTCTGGATTAATTGTTATATCATTATTATAACCTATATTTACTTTTATTTGACCCTCTAAGTCTAAATTATTTTTCCCTATTACTCCATATTTTATTTTTAATTTTTCAGCTTCAGAAAAAGGTATCTTTAAGCATATGGATATATCATTTGTTATACTATTTCCACCTATAGATATATTATCGGTCTTAGTTAAAATACCATCTTTATATATAGAAATATCCATGGAATCTGCTCCTACATTTATTAGAGCTGAGCCCTGATTCATCTCTTCTTCTTTTAATGCTGCTTTAGCATCTGCCATAGGTGCAAAAACTACCCCTAATATATTATAACCTACCTTTTGAACTGTTTTTAATAAATTATTCACTATAGTAGTTTCAGCTAATACTAAATAAGCATCTAATTCCATTCTATTACCACTCATACCTATAGGATCTTTTATATTACTATATCCATCTACAATATATTCTTTAGGAATTATATCAACTATTTCTTTATCGTTAGGAATATTAATTATTTGAGTAGCTCTTTTAACTCTATTTACATCTTTTTTTGTTATTTCATTATCATCAGAGGATATAGCTACCATACCTTGACTAGATATTAATGTACCTATCCTCCCTGGTAGGGAAATATAAAAGTTCTTTATATTTGTATCTACTATACTTTCTAATCTAGTTATACAGTTTGTAATAGACTCTGCTGTACTATCTATATCAATTATTATACCATTTTTCATTCCATGACATTCAGCAGAAGTAACTCCTATGATTTTTGCTTGTCCATATTTATCACGCTTTCCTGCTGCTGCACAAACTTTTGAGGACCCTATATCCACTCCTATTACGTAATCCTCCATGTAGTTTTCACCCCTTTTTAATGTAACCATTAAAATATATATTCAACAAAAAACTCCTATTTCCTCTTAAAATTATAATTTTTATAATTATTATTTAATTTACACACTATAAATTCATCATAAAAAAAGCAAAAAAAGGAAAGCTCTGCTTCCCTTTAGTTAACTTTTTCCAGTTCATCTATATTCATACTTCTAGTATGAATTGTATGACTCCATTCTTTATTGTTTTTATCCATAATTCCTTGTATTGAAATAGGAAACCAAGTTATAGCATATATAGGATAAACTATATAATATAATAATACTTTAAATGTAAATTTTTTTTCTAAAATCAATATTAAAGGTGTATATAGTATTTGAAACAATGAAAATAAAATTATTAATATAGTTATCAAATTAAAATCTATAGAATAAACTATATTATTAAAATTATTGACTATATTTGCTGCTTTCATAGCATATTGAAATAAACTTATTATAGCTGACAAACCTAATAATATAGCTACAAAAGGTTGTATACTATAAAGTGCACAATCAAAAGCAGTAAAATTAAAATTTTTAATAGCTTTTTTCATAAGCTTAAAAAAATATCTACTAGATACATCGGCAAAACCTTGCATCCATCTTTTTCTTTGTTTCCATGATTGAACTAAGGTTAAAGGTTTTTCATCATATATTATGGCATCATGGGCCCAACCTACTTTGTATCCATTTAATATAATTTTACAAGAAAACTCCAAATCCTCTGTAAGACAAGTAGCACCCCAACCAAGTTCCTTTAATATATCAGTATCTATACAAAAACCTGTACCACCCAATTGACTAGATAATCCTAAATTATATCTTGCAAGTTGGAACATTCTATTAGTAGTCCAAAATGCAA contains the following coding sequences:
- the sigE gene encoding RNA polymerase sporulation sigma factor SigE, with protein sequence MINLKVLLNRILIKFKLFFKSVYYIGGNDALPPPLSKEEEEYFVQRLINGDEKVRSVLIERNLRLVVYIARKFENTGICIEDLVSVGTIGLIKAVNTFKPDKKIKLATYASRCIENEILMYLRRNSKIKAEISFYEPLNIDWDGNELLLSDILGTDNDEVYNLIEDEVDKQLLLLAMKKLNEREKEIVRLRFGLNGKKEKTQKEVADMLGISQSYISRLEKRIIKTLKKEINKMV
- the sigG gene encoding RNA polymerase sporulation sigma factor SigG, translated to MVINKVEICGVNTAKLPVLKDKEMKKLLVRIRNGETECREEFIQGNLRLVLSVIKRFNNRGENVDDLFQVGCIGLIKAIDNFDLSQNVKFSTYAVPMIIGEIRRYLRDNNSIRVSRSLRDIAYKALQARDKLIKNNNKEPTVSQIAKELELPREEVVFALDAIQDPVSLFEPIYHDGGDAIFVMDQISDTKNVDENWIENISIKEAMKKLNDREKLILNLRFFDGRTQMEVADEIGISQAQVSRLEKTALKHMRKYV
- the spoIIGA gene encoding sigma-E processing peptidase SpoIIGA; protein product: MVVYLDIMILENFIVNLFILFLTSQTLKVNNKILYLLISSFLGSLYILVLIIPSLALFNKFIFKISIAFILIFIAFRKRDLIFNIKATAVYIVYSMIIAGICVFLECNKMDSGTSLFIENFSYKKLMISMMIIYIIGNKLIWYIKDRKDISSFIYDVDIILQQDHRRVKAFLDTGNELREPATNLPVLVVEKDVFSNVNLDTYDKFYIPYRVVNGNLGNLEGFKPNYIDVHVGDKKEKKEVIIALSEGKLSGIKDYRALLSRGII
- a CDS encoding glycosyltransferase family 2 protein, which encodes MNIINGIVHYSSKAITYIVYFISMYYLIISLFGIYRKKNNKNIGDKTKFALIVAAHNEELVIGNIIESLKMMDYDKKLYDIFVIADNCTDKTADIAKKKGAIVRERFDKKRRGKGYALEWMFNIIFKMEKKYDAIAVFDADNLVHKNFLKEMNKKMCKGYKVVQGYLDSKNPEDTWITGSYSIAFWTTNRMFQLARYNLGLSSQLGGTGFCIDTDILKELGWGATCLTEDLEFSCKIILNGYKVGWAHDAIIYDEKPLTLVQSWKQRKRWMQGFADVSSRYFFKLMKKAIKNFNFTAFDCALYSIQPFVAILLGLSAIISLFQYAMKAANIVNNFNNIVYSIDFNLITILIILFSLFQILYTPLILILEKKFTFKVLLYYIVYPIYAITWFPISIQGIMDKNNKEWSHTIHTRSMNIDELEKVN
- the ftsZ gene encoding cell division protein FtsZ translates to MLDFDVDVQQFAQIKVIGCGGGGNNAVNRMIIDGLKNVEFIAINTDKQALMLSQASQKIQIGDKLTKGLGAGANPEIGKKAAEESKEEISQSIKGADMVFITAGMGGGTGTGAAPVIAEIAKSMGILTVGVVTKPFPFEGRKRLLHAEMGINTLKERVDTLVTIPNERLLSIVDKKTSLMDSFKLADDVLRQGVQGISDLITIPGLVNLDFADVRTIMVDKGLAHMGVGKGTGDNRSQEAAKQAISSPLLETSIVGATGVLLNITGGNDLGLLEINEAAEIVQEAADPDANIIFGAVIDENLKDELRITVIATGFESDRLEKDSIEKEENNIPKEDSKREDREEQASTYEQHIDENDLEIPAFLRRQRK
- the ftsA gene encoding cell division protein FtsA, with product MEDYVIGVDIGSSKVCAAAGKRDKYGQAKIIGVTSAECHGMKNGIIIDIDSTAESITNCITRLESIVDTNIKNFYISLPGRIGTLISSQGMVAISSDDNEITKKDVNRVKRATQIINIPNDKEIVDIIPKEYIVDGYSNIKDPIGMSGNRMELDAYLVLAETTIVNNLLKTVQKVGYNILGVVFAPMADAKAALKEEEMNQGSALINVGADSMDISIYKDGILTKTDNISIGGNSITNDISICLKIPFSEAEKLKIKYGVIGKNNLDLEGQIKVNIGYNNDITINPETLTKVVEARVEELLILIQKKLKESGQFQDISNIVIVGGGLSLIKGIEEFGKYIFNKSFRIGSPEYVGAANPIYVSSVGVVKSLITPMKIQNANLKNKEAAITKEDTSHYKVENEGKGVLLKIKEFLTEFF